One segment of Streptomyces bathyalis DNA contains the following:
- a CDS encoding carbohydrate ABC transporter permease, with protein sequence MAVFPSTAGAQQAERRLRNSGRGDGRSPAGGAGAGAKGGRRSQRAAYLFIAPIALGFLVFYIWPLLETFWFSFTSFGAFGGNSWVGGENYERVVRDVTVGRALGNTVLYMVMGLMTLPVAIVLAELMNRRGLRGVPVYRALYFMPFVTLPAAVGLVWNWLYNGDFGMVNEALSWIGVDGRYWVSDPSTAVYAIGIVMIWSHIGYYLIIFTAGVKAIPRDYYEAAEIDGAGPLRRFFRITLPLLSPSIFFASVICVINSLQQFDLIFVMMSPENPALGETQSIVTLFFKWAFDENSQGAAAALAFLLMLLIAALTYLQFRFQKRWVHYA encoded by the coding sequence ATGGCTGTCTTTCCCTCCACGGCCGGGGCGCAGCAGGCCGAACGGCGCCTCCGCAACAGCGGTCGCGGCGACGGCCGTTCACCGGCGGGCGGCGCGGGCGCCGGCGCCAAGGGCGGCCGGCGGTCGCAGCGTGCCGCGTACCTCTTCATCGCGCCCATCGCGCTGGGCTTCCTCGTCTTCTACATCTGGCCGCTGCTGGAGACGTTCTGGTTCAGCTTCACCTCGTTCGGTGCCTTCGGCGGCAACTCGTGGGTGGGCGGCGAGAACTACGAGCGCGTGGTGCGGGACGTCACCGTCGGCAGGGCGCTGGGCAACACCGTGCTGTACATGGTGATGGGGCTGATGACGCTGCCCGTCGCCATCGTGCTGGCCGAGCTGATGAACCGGCGCGGGCTACGGGGCGTACCCGTCTACCGGGCGCTGTACTTCATGCCGTTCGTGACGCTCCCCGCGGCCGTGGGCCTGGTCTGGAACTGGCTCTACAACGGCGACTTCGGCATGGTCAACGAGGCGCTGTCGTGGATCGGCGTCGACGGGCGGTACTGGGTCTCCGACCCCTCGACCGCCGTGTACGCGATCGGCATCGTGATGATCTGGTCCCACATCGGCTACTACCTGATCATTTTCACCGCGGGCGTGAAGGCCATACCGCGCGACTACTACGAGGCAGCCGAGATCGACGGCGCCGGGCCCCTGCGCCGCTTCTTCCGCATCACGCTGCCGCTGCTGAGCCCGAGCATCTTCTTCGCCTCGGTGATCTGCGTGATCAACTCGCTCCAGCAGTTCGACCTGATCTTCGTGATGATGAGCCCCGAGAACCCGGCGCTCGGGGAGACGCAGTCCATCGTGACGCTCTTCTTCAAATGGGCCTTCGACGAGAACTCCCAGGGCGCGGCCGCGGCCCTCGCCTTCCTCCTCATGCTGCTGATAGCGGCGCTCACTTACCTGCAGTTCCGGTTCCAGAAGAGGTGGGTGCACTATGCCTGA
- a CDS encoding Gfo/Idh/MocA family protein, with protein MKVGVLSFAHVHAAGYAKLLRGMDGVEVLTSDPDGGSAPAGEVRGSALAERLGVPYAGTYQEVFDWGPDAVVVAAENSRHRPLVELAAKHGVDVLCEKPLATTVEDGEAMVAACREAGVRLGVAYPVRFSPAYAALREAVRGGGTGRVLTVAGANNGRLPADARAWFTDPRLAGGGALMDHTVHIADLLDDLFGDARAEEVYAQTNNLMYEADGVGVETAGLVTVRYDNGAVATIDCSWSHPDHHPTWGGLELQLVGERATVEMDAFGQVVSGFDESRREGVLLPWGSDLDDAMVRAFLHGTRDDSAVQVADGEAGLRSLRIALAGYASARSGQPVRLEG; from the coding sequence ATGAAGGTCGGCGTGCTCTCGTTCGCCCACGTACACGCGGCGGGCTACGCGAAGCTGCTCCGCGGAATGGACGGCGTCGAGGTCCTCACCAGCGACCCGGACGGCGGGTCGGCACCCGCGGGCGAGGTGCGCGGCAGCGCGCTGGCCGAGCGGCTCGGGGTCCCTTACGCCGGCACCTACCAGGAGGTGTTCGACTGGGGGCCGGACGCGGTCGTCGTCGCCGCCGAGAACTCCCGGCACCGGCCGCTCGTCGAACTCGCCGCGAAGCACGGCGTGGACGTGCTCTGCGAGAAGCCGCTGGCCACCACCGTGGAGGACGGCGAGGCGATGGTCGCGGCCTGCCGTGAGGCAGGCGTACGGCTCGGCGTCGCCTACCCCGTGCGCTTCAGCCCCGCCTACGCGGCGCTGCGGGAGGCGGTGCGCGGCGGCGGCACAGGCCGGGTGCTGACCGTCGCCGGGGCGAACAACGGACGGCTACCGGCGGACGCCCGCGCCTGGTTCACCGATCCCCGGCTCGCCGGCGGCGGCGCCCTGATGGACCACACCGTGCACATCGCCGACCTCCTGGACGACCTGTTCGGCGACGCACGCGCCGAAGAGGTCTACGCGCAGACGAACAACCTCATGTACGAGGCCGACGGCGTCGGGGTGGAGACCGCCGGACTCGTGACGGTCCGCTACGACAACGGCGCCGTCGCCACCATCGACTGCAGCTGGAGCCATCCCGACCACCACCCCACCTGGGGCGGTCTCGAACTCCAACTCGTGGGCGAGCGGGCCACGGTGGAGATGGACGCCTTCGGCCAGGTCGTCTCCGGCTTCGACGAGTCGCGCCGCGAGGGCGTGCTGCTGCCGTGGGGGAGCGACCTCGACGATGCGATGGTCCGGGCGTTCCTCCACGGCACGCGGGACGACTCCGCGGTCCAGGTCGCCGACGGAGAGGCCGGGCTCCGCTCGCTGCGCATCGCCCTGGCGGGCTACGCCTCGGCACGCTCGGGGCAGCCGGTGCGGCTGGAGGGCTGA
- a CDS encoding transporter substrate-binding domain-containing protein — MNRRSRHLRLKLVALLTTAGLCACTGSGTSNGSDGEASGRNPNSGSQKSLFADSPVTVLVKSDQPGFSTPSGGESYTGFDVALTHFLAREIGFKERLRSVPGGEREQSLSRGLGDLAIATYTITEARDEKIDFTAPYLKTYQGVLVRKDNTDIKKLDDVAGKRVCTATGTTSDPGSAPGRGEREQIVDAIGRDAVIKLRKDYDSCVSALRTGVVDAVWTDKVLLEGIAEADGGHDVKVVEDIAIESRQFYGIGLPEGHERDCRRINARLKKFLRQTWRDTFTDHFPRIAAGGPGFEQQYKPTEREFKAYEAKSCGGA, encoded by the coding sequence ATGAACCGCCGCTCCCGGCACTTACGCCTCAAGCTCGTCGCCCTGCTGACAACTGCCGGGCTGTGCGCATGCACCGGCTCCGGGACGTCGAACGGCTCCGACGGCGAGGCATCAGGACGCAATCCGAACTCGGGAAGCCAGAAGTCCCTGTTCGCGGACAGCCCCGTCACCGTCCTCGTGAAGAGCGACCAACCCGGCTTCAGCACGCCCTCGGGCGGCGAGAGCTACACGGGATTCGACGTCGCGCTCACGCACTTCCTCGCCAGGGAGATCGGTTTCAAGGAGAGGCTGCGCAGTGTGCCCGGCGGCGAGCGGGAGCAGAGCCTGAGCAGGGGCCTCGGTGACCTCGCCATCGCGACGTACACGATCACCGAAGCACGTGACGAGAAGATCGACTTCACCGCGCCCTATCTCAAGACCTACCAGGGAGTCCTCGTCCGCAAGGACAACACCGACATCAAGAAGCTCGACGACGTCGCCGGAAAGCGGGTGTGCACCGCGACCGGAACGACCTCCGATCCGGGCAGCGCCCCCGGGCGCGGCGAGCGGGAGCAGATCGTCGACGCGATCGGACGGGACGCGGTAATCAAGCTGCGCAAGGACTACGACTCCTGCGTGAGCGCGCTCAGGACCGGAGTCGTCGACGCCGTCTGGACGGACAAGGTGCTCCTCGAAGGCATCGCGGAGGCGGACGGCGGCCACGATGTGAAGGTGGTGGAGGACATCGCCATCGAGAGCCGCCAGTTCTACGGCATCGGCCTCCCGGAAGGCCACGAGCGGGACTGCAGACGTATCAACGCCAGGCTGAAGAAGTTTCTCCGGCAGACATGGCGTGACACCTTCACGGATCACTTCCCGCGTATCGCCGCCGGCGGCCCGGGGTTCGAGCAGCAGTACAAGCCCACGGAACGCGAATTCAAGGCGTACGAGGCCAAGTCGTGCGGCGGCGCGTAG
- a CDS encoding MFS transporter, with the protein MVTAPPRQERRPRRPLAPWALTVCVLGGQVMATLDTSIVNVAGPSVQRDLRLSGADLQLAVYSYVLAYAVGLIIGARLGGRHGYGRVFAWAVVLFTVSSLACGLAVSPSMLVAARTVQGLGAALLVPQVLSLLQITFEGEKRRRALSLYGMVLAIGVAAGQVLGGLLVGADLFGMEWRPVFLVNVPVGLAVLAWSAGRLPQGPASGERRLDLPGAAVLAGGVLMLVVPLTFGAGAGWPWWCWPSLAAGALALMLFGMYEARLARTGREPLIDPALLSPPEVRAGLVGIFTMMSCFGGLLFTTALHLQTVLLYSPLRSGLTFAAYSAGFATASLTWSRLPSAWHPRVPGASFAAMALATGLLSLAVAGQGWPWQATALLVMAGAGHGAGFGALMQRTAGSVRTEHAADVSGVVATVIQLSIVSGIAAAGTLYLWSTSAATQLPPMSLTFLSVAAVLTVVGTAVPVFTAHRRRGSAGPRA; encoded by the coding sequence GTGGTGACTGCCCCTCCGCGGCAGGAGCGCCGGCCCCGCAGGCCACTGGCCCCGTGGGCGCTGACCGTGTGCGTACTGGGCGGGCAGGTCATGGCCACGCTCGACACCTCGATCGTCAACGTGGCCGGGCCGAGCGTTCAGCGGGATCTGCGACTGTCTGGCGCGGACCTGCAACTGGCCGTCTACTCCTACGTGTTGGCCTATGCGGTCGGCCTGATCATCGGTGCCCGGCTGGGCGGACGGCACGGATACGGGCGGGTGTTCGCGTGGGCGGTCGTGCTGTTCACCGTCAGCTCGCTCGCCTGCGGGCTGGCGGTCTCACCCTCGATGCTGGTCGCGGCACGCACCGTCCAGGGGCTGGGCGCCGCCCTGCTCGTACCGCAGGTCCTCTCCCTGCTTCAGATCACCTTCGAGGGCGAGAAGCGGCGCCGCGCGCTGAGCCTGTACGGCATGGTGCTCGCCATCGGTGTGGCCGCCGGGCAGGTGCTCGGCGGGCTCCTGGTCGGCGCGGACCTGTTCGGCATGGAGTGGCGGCCGGTCTTCCTGGTCAACGTTCCCGTCGGCCTCGCCGTGCTGGCCTGGTCCGCCGGACGGCTCCCCCAGGGGCCGGCATCGGGCGAGCGGCGGCTCGACCTGCCCGGAGCAGCGGTACTCGCCGGGGGCGTCCTGATGCTCGTCGTGCCCCTCACATTCGGCGCGGGGGCGGGCTGGCCCTGGTGGTGCTGGCCGTCGCTGGCCGCGGGCGCGCTCGCGCTGATGCTCTTCGGCATGTACGAGGCACGCCTGGCCAGGACGGGACGCGAGCCGCTGATCGACCCCGCGCTTCTGTCGCCGCCGGAGGTCCGGGCGGGGCTCGTGGGGATCTTCACCATGATGAGCTGCTTCGGAGGGCTGCTGTTCACCACGGCGCTGCACCTCCAGACCGTGCTGCTCTACAGTCCCCTGCGGTCCGGGCTCACCTTCGCCGCGTACTCCGCCGGATTCGCCACGGCGTCCCTGACCTGGTCCCGGCTGCCGTCCGCCTGGCATCCGCGCGTTCCCGGTGCTTCGTTCGCGGCGATGGCCCTCGCCACCGGCCTCCTTTCGCTCGCCGTCGCCGGTCAGGGCTGGCCCTGGCAGGCGACGGCGCTGCTCGTGATGGCAGGGGCCGGCCACGGGGCCGGGTTCGGCGCCCTCATGCAGCGGACTGCGGGCAGCGTCCGCACCGAACACGCCGCGGACGTCAGCGGAGTCGTGGCCACCGTCATCCAGCTCTCGATCGTCTCCGGCATCGCCGCAGCAGGAACGCTGTATCTGTGGAGCACGTCGGCAGCGACGCAACTGCCGCCCATGTCTTTGACGTTCTTGTCCGTGGCGGCGGTCCTCACCGTCGTCGGCACAGCGGTGCCCGTCTTCACGGCCCACCGGCGCCGAGGATCGGCCGGCCCGAGGGCGTGA
- a CDS encoding CGNR zinc finger domain-containing protein — MEESELDLDLAVELVNAFTLAGTDGTLTDVRSGADVLRRLEGHELSAELSEDDLPALGKLSAELAPVFAAGTVAEAVSVLDPLLRDAVVPARLVEDAEGSGVARWGWGRDQQGMDAMRTRLLAALAAHLVRHGTKRTGVCRADPCRCVFVDRSRARTRRYCCDRCNDRAAATAYRRRQD, encoded by the coding sequence ATGGAGGAGTCGGAGCTCGACCTCGATCTGGCGGTCGAACTGGTCAACGCCTTCACGCTCGCCGGCACGGACGGGACCCTGACCGACGTGAGATCCGGGGCCGACGTCCTGAGGAGGCTGGAAGGCCACGAACTGTCCGCGGAGCTGTCCGAGGACGATCTGCCCGCGCTCGGGAAACTGAGTGCGGAGCTCGCTCCGGTCTTCGCGGCGGGCACCGTCGCCGAAGCGGTGAGCGTGCTCGACCCGTTGCTCCGCGACGCGGTCGTCCCCGCGCGGCTCGTCGAGGACGCCGAGGGTTCAGGGGTGGCCCGCTGGGGCTGGGGCCGTGACCAGCAGGGGATGGACGCGATGCGCACGCGGCTGCTCGCCGCCCTTGCCGCGCACCTCGTCCGCCACGGCACGAAGCGCACAGGGGTGTGCCGGGCGGATCCGTGCCGGTGCGTGTTCGTCGACCGCAGTCGCGCACGCACTCGCCGCTACTGCTGCGACAGGTGCAACGACCGGGCCGCAGCGACCGCCTACCGGAGGCGGCAGGACTGA
- a CDS encoding sensor histidine kinase, with protein sequence MKGGRGPGPAPIPPQRSLRRLRWSLTVWFTLVLAVVLTVTVVAVSAVAAPGYASRSGGGGAELGWSLAVLGGLAVALFAPVAWILLGYVLAPVSHSLSAQESFLGTAAHDLKTPLATLGALLETARRDPDADARDDALERAARLAHRSGDTMEDLLLRARLTAGVIEASRRPVRLDLLVERVIADLAGTELAGTELAGTGPGSGTDDGGTTRLSVDLDGHSITMRATPTVALIDPALAERAASNLVHNALRHGHLPGRPARIEVTVEADGDRALITVGDEGPGLRPPVARTGLGLSVVRWCVHAHGGALLLGTGPEPGTRIRLSLPLNGCSR encoded by the coding sequence GTGAAGGGCGGGCGGGGACCGGGGCCCGCGCCGATTCCGCCGCAACGCTCGCTGCGCCGGCTGCGCTGGTCGCTGACCGTGTGGTTCACCCTCGTCCTCGCGGTGGTGCTCACGGTGACGGTGGTGGCCGTCTCCGCCGTGGCCGCACCGGGCTATGCGTCGAGATCTGGCGGAGGGGGCGCCGAACTGGGCTGGTCCCTCGCCGTGTTGGGCGGGCTGGCGGTGGCGCTCTTCGCACCGGTCGCCTGGATACTGCTCGGGTACGTGCTGGCGCCGGTGTCGCATTCGCTGAGCGCACAGGAGTCCTTCCTCGGAACCGCCGCCCACGACCTGAAGACGCCCCTGGCCACCCTTGGCGCGCTCCTGGAGACCGCCCGCCGCGACCCCGACGCGGACGCACGCGACGACGCGCTGGAGCGGGCCGCCCGACTCGCGCACCGCAGCGGCGACACGATGGAGGACCTGCTGCTGCGAGCCCGGCTGACCGCCGGTGTGATCGAGGCGAGCCGCCGTCCCGTGCGTCTCGATCTGCTTGTCGAGCGCGTCATCGCCGACCTGGCGGGCACGGAACTGGCGGGCACGGAACTGGCGGGCACCGGGCCCGGATCCGGCACGGACGACGGGGGGACCACGCGGCTGTCGGTCGACCTGGACGGTCACAGCATCACGATGAGAGCGACGCCCACGGTCGCCTTGATCGATCCTGCCCTGGCGGAGCGGGCCGCCTCCAACCTCGTCCACAACGCGCTGCGGCACGGGCACTTGCCCGGCCGCCCGGCCCGGATCGAGGTGACCGTGGAGGCGGACGGCGACCGCGCCCTGATCACGGTCGGCGACGAGGGGCCGGGGCTTCGGCCACCCGTTGCCCGTACGGGGCTCGGCCTGTCGGTCGTCCGATGGTGCGTCCACGCCCACGGCGGCGCGCTGCTTCTGGGGACGGGCCCCGAGCCGGGCACGCGAATCCGGCTCTCCCTTCCGTTGAACGGATGCAGCCGTTGA
- a CDS encoding carbohydrate ABC transporter permease, whose protein sequence is MPEPAPVTPAAAAAVATTRDPAAPAAAASGRPARGRRFDPASVATHAVLSLGALAMIFPFLWQLLTAFKTMPEAVRVPPTILPEAWNWAAFEQVFTAVPFAEMLTNSLLNTAGRTLGQLVFCSLAAYAFARLQFRGRNLLFAVFLSVLMVPPQLLVLPQHEIMMKLGLLNSVPALFLPGMFSAFGTFLLRQFFLALPRELEEAARIDGAGPFRIFWSIMLPLVRPALAALAVITAMWSWNDLLWPLVVNTDPAKAPVSAGLISLEGQFMTNYPVMMAGSVIASLPMLLLYVLLQRHFVQGIALSGSKG, encoded by the coding sequence ATGCCTGAACCGGCCCCCGTGACACCGGCCGCCGCGGCGGCAGTGGCGACGACACGCGACCCGGCGGCCCCCGCGGCTGCGGCATCCGGGCGCCCGGCGCGCGGCCGGAGGTTCGACCCGGCATCCGTCGCCACCCACGCGGTCCTTTCGCTGGGTGCGCTCGCCATGATCTTCCCGTTCCTGTGGCAGCTGCTGACCGCGTTCAAGACCATGCCGGAGGCGGTACGCGTGCCTCCGACGATCCTGCCCGAGGCGTGGAACTGGGCGGCGTTCGAACAGGTCTTCACCGCCGTGCCGTTCGCGGAGATGCTCACCAACAGCCTTCTGAACACGGCCGGCAGGACACTCGGGCAGCTGGTCTTCTGCTCGCTCGCGGCCTACGCCTTCGCGCGGCTCCAATTCCGCGGCAGGAACCTGCTGTTCGCGGTCTTCCTGTCGGTGCTGATGGTGCCGCCGCAGCTTCTCGTGCTCCCCCAGCACGAGATCATGATGAAGCTGGGGCTGCTCAACAGCGTCCCCGCGCTCTTCCTGCCCGGCATGTTCAGCGCGTTCGGCACGTTCCTGCTGCGGCAGTTCTTCCTCGCGCTGCCGAGGGAGCTGGAGGAGGCCGCCCGCATCGACGGGGCCGGGCCCTTCCGGATCTTCTGGAGCATCATGCTCCCGCTCGTACGGCCGGCGCTCGCGGCTCTCGCCGTCATCACGGCGATGTGGTCGTGGAACGACCTGCTGTGGCCGCTGGTGGTCAACACCGACCCGGCGAAGGCGCCGGTCAGTGCCGGACTGATCTCCCTGGAGGGGCAGTTCATGACCAACTACCCGGTCATGATGGCTGGTTCGGTCATCGCCAGCCTCCCGATGCTGCTCCTCTACGTGCTGCTCCAGCGCCACTTCGTCCAGGGAATCGCGCTTAGCGGTTCGAAGGGCTGA
- a CDS encoding winged helix-turn-helix domain-containing protein, whose product MRILLLEDDRDLAGAVRDALKRSGFAVDTVETLAAADETLSVNSYDAAVFDRLVRDGDSVDLVRRYRECGWLLPVLFLTARDGLADRVEGFDAGGDDYLVKPFAVPELVVRVRSLCRRAGTMRAAVVTIGDVTVDSARHEVFRAGVQLTLTPKEFAVLEVLAASQGVAVSRADLVEHCWDEMADPVSNVVDVVVAQLRRKLGEPAVVRTVRGVGYRLDAAEESPSGPAARGLT is encoded by the coding sequence ATGAGGATTCTTCTGCTCGAGGACGACCGGGACCTGGCCGGTGCCGTCCGTGACGCCCTGAAGCGTTCGGGATTCGCCGTGGACACGGTGGAGACGCTGGCCGCCGCGGACGAGACCCTCTCCGTCAACAGCTATGACGCGGCCGTCTTCGACCGGTTGGTGCGCGACGGGGACTCCGTCGATCTGGTCCGCCGGTACCGGGAGTGCGGCTGGCTGCTGCCGGTGCTCTTCCTGACTGCCCGCGACGGGCTCGCCGACCGCGTCGAGGGGTTCGACGCCGGGGGCGACGACTACCTGGTCAAGCCGTTCGCGGTGCCCGAACTCGTGGTGCGGGTGCGCAGCCTGTGCCGGCGGGCGGGCACCATGCGGGCGGCGGTGGTGACCATCGGGGACGTGACGGTCGACTCGGCCCGGCACGAGGTGTTCCGGGCGGGCGTCCAACTCACCCTCACCCCGAAGGAGTTCGCCGTCCTCGAAGTGCTCGCCGCGAGCCAGGGCGTCGCGGTCAGCCGCGCGGACCTCGTCGAGCACTGCTGGGACGAGATGGCCGACCCGGTCTCCAACGTCGTGGACGTGGTGGTCGCGCAGCTGCGCCGCAAGCTGGGCGAGCCGGCGGTGGTGCGCACGGTGCGGGGCGTCGGCTACCGGCTGGACGCGGCGGAGGAGAGTCCGTCAGGCCCCGCGGCGCGAGGCCTGACGTGA
- a CDS encoding transporter substrate-binding domain-containing protein: MKIEVMKGLPGFSTRSSSEYEYAGFDIALSDFLASRLDFEKYAHDVPAGEREQRLIDHDADLAIATYTVTDARDEKIDFTAPYLKTYQGVLVGKDNTDINKVADLEDKRVCSAEGSTTDPNAARKKDQLKEALGAEAKIGLRKDYKTCVKELRSGNFEAVWTDKVLLEGFAQTSPYSEDVKLVNGITIENRQFYAIGIREGHEQDCRKINDKLEDFLHESWRETFRNYFPGIAGDQTFEQQYKPTEREFKAYRKQSCGKD, encoded by the coding sequence GTGAAGATCGAGGTGATGAAGGGACTTCCCGGCTTCAGCACACGCAGCAGCTCGGAGTACGAGTACGCGGGCTTCGACATCGCCCTGTCCGACTTCCTCGCCAGCCGACTGGACTTCGAGAAGTACGCTCACGACGTCCCGGCCGGCGAACGCGAGCAGAGACTGATCGACCACGACGCCGATCTCGCCATCGCGACCTATACGGTCACCGACGCCCGTGACGAGAAGATCGACTTCACCGCCCCCTACCTCAAGACCTATCAGGGAGTCCTCGTCGGCAAGGACAACACCGACATCAACAAGGTGGCGGACCTGGAGGACAAGCGCGTGTGCAGCGCCGAGGGCTCGACGACCGATCCGAACGCCGCCAGGAAAAAGGACCAGTTGAAGGAGGCGCTCGGCGCCGAGGCCAAGATCGGGCTGCGCAAGGACTACAAGACGTGCGTCAAGGAACTGCGGAGCGGGAACTTCGAGGCCGTGTGGACGGACAAGGTACTGCTGGAAGGATTCGCGCAGACCTCCCCGTACAGCGAAGACGTGAAGCTCGTCAATGGCATCACCATCGAGAACCGTCAGTTCTACGCGATAGGCATCAGGGAGGGTCACGAACAGGACTGCCGGAAGATCAACGACAAACTGGAGGACTTCCTCCACGAGAGCTGGCGCGAGACCTTCCGTAACTACTTCCCGGGGATCGCCGGGGACCAGACCTTCGAGCAGCAGTACAAGCCCACGGAACGTGAGTTCAAGGCGTACAGAAAACAATCCTGCGGCAAGGACTGA
- a CDS encoding Gfo/Idh/MocA family protein produces the protein MPELAVGLIGAGGIARAHLPAWLELGARVTVFTPDDSGGRLAAQYAQQGVRAASSLAELLEVAEAVDVCTPTHTHREVALAALRAGRHVACEKPLALTAEDVEEMIAEAERAGVLLFPAHVVRYFPEYAAMAKAVAGGAVGEPAVLRFTRTGTYPVWSPWFADPSLSGGLLVDQMIHDFDFARLLAGEVTRVYAHVRGHQEAPAPAGCVASATAVLTHASGAISHVHGVWGLPDSQFRTTFRIAGRGGVLQHDSARTKAFRVISQGGAADGEGIPATNLTESPFLTELREFAEAVRGGPAPRVTALDGLAAVRIALAAAESARTGRAVDTGSGNDGAAGAQGAQETREVAR, from the coding sequence ATGCCGGAACTCGCAGTGGGGCTCATCGGCGCGGGCGGCATCGCCCGCGCCCATCTGCCCGCGTGGCTCGAGCTGGGAGCACGGGTCACCGTGTTCACCCCCGACGACAGCGGAGGGAGACTCGCCGCGCAGTACGCGCAGCAGGGCGTGCGGGCGGCGAGCAGCCTCGCTGAACTCCTGGAGGTGGCCGAGGCGGTCGACGTCTGCACCCCCACCCACACCCATCGGGAGGTCGCCCTCGCGGCTCTGCGCGCCGGACGTCACGTCGCCTGTGAGAAGCCGCTCGCGCTCACCGCGGAGGACGTCGAGGAGATGATCGCGGAGGCCGAGCGGGCGGGCGTCCTGCTCTTCCCGGCACATGTGGTGCGGTACTTCCCCGAGTACGCGGCCATGGCGAAGGCCGTAGCCGGCGGTGCGGTCGGGGAGCCTGCGGTACTGCGCTTCACGCGGACGGGCACCTACCCGGTCTGGTCGCCGTGGTTCGCCGACCCGTCGCTCTCCGGCGGTCTGCTCGTGGACCAGATGATCCACGACTTCGACTTCGCGCGGCTGCTGGCGGGTGAGGTGACCCGGGTGTACGCCCATGTGCGGGGACACCAGGAGGCACCCGCCCCGGCGGGCTGCGTCGCCTCGGCCACCGCGGTGCTGACCCACGCGTCGGGCGCGATCAGCCACGTGCACGGCGTATGGGGTCTGCCCGACTCCCAGTTCCGCACGACCTTCCGCATCGCCGGACGAGGCGGGGTGCTCCAGCACGACTCCGCGCGGACCAAGGCGTTCCGCGTGATCTCGCAGGGCGGAGCCGCCGACGGCGAGGGCATCCCCGCGACGAACCTCACCGAGAGCCCCTTCCTCACCGAGCTGCGCGAGTTCGCGGAAGCGGTCCGGGGCGGCCCGGCCCCGCGGGTGACCGCACTGGACGGACTGGCCGCGGTACGCATCGCCCTCGCCGCGGCCGAATCGGCGCGCACGGGACGGGCGGTCGACACCGGCAGCGGCAACGACGGGGCCGCCGGAGCCCAAGGGGCGCAGGAGACCAGGGAGGTGGCCCGATGA